One genomic segment of Aquipluma nitroreducens includes these proteins:
- a CDS encoding PAS domain S-box protein gives MKRSAKKDKEKISDTNQGSDSLDECRKLIDELKAHQLELELENEKLRRGKKLLEDQLQKHGNSYNHTNLGRLTFNQEGVILGLDINASKILGKQINQLKGNRLIDFLDTSASVPFNEFLIHVFKSSQKVCCNTALSKRSNRSETIQLEGILSANGAECMIDIVGYNSGQRNNQDLCIESKVKYRLLLKDLLEGAGIVDQNGSIIYINPSGELIFEAAPEELKNRNLKEFINSDQLSIIREESDKWEEKKNGYEVDIVTLGGKNKTIKISFSSHLDRAGFNFFTLIIFTDITESKSREKHSELRHIMAEVSNDFINIKKEYFDDSVTLVLRKFGNFFDIDRSYIFILAEDGLFCNITHEWCKVGIRPQIQDSKDVPIWLMPWWMNKLKKFEPIYIPLTDNLPSEARSEKEILRIHNIKSLLAIPLLADNSLIGFLVFDSIREERNWQDKDILSLTLLGKILGNGFGRIKDEVRLKEINNQLNEKVEERSNEIFALLELNHAIVDNIELIVISTDKNGIIKSFNPFAEKMLGYKAEEVIGVYTPLIFYDPDELKPSPGHNSNSDLFKDSQFFLQTINQNLNQKKHSDGIERTFRSKDGTRINVLVTISKLEDELGNIQGFIGAAFDITRRKNAEEQLIKSENENTAIVRAIPDLLFKIRKDGTFSKFNNHSQNSLYNSEEIFSEAKIDGILHDELCARTREGWRKTLLTKEVTKFEYNLSANNEHRFYENRMIAISDNEGLSIIRDITDSKLNEQYSTIHRNLGFILATTTTIRQALFHVIHSMLQVEDIHAAGVYLINEQTGNLELVAHKGFSSEFIDSVRQYSPEEVHFQIIRKGEPVYGFYSEVIKNSGLFVRENLKQVGVIPIRHEAKFIGSVNIASRVTERLKDTSKIALEIIAVQIGGTLARIKSENALKLSQRNFKLIFDSLNDFMFILSTGGEIIRTNPIVGRVLCYAKDELLGKLISEVHIPERRSEVTFIIKKMARGKSVICSVPLCRKDGESIPVETKFVFGQWNGKVALYGISRDITERQKAEAKLKMQNLAFDAFSLAIIITDIDGIIQWTNSSFSKLSGYPISEIIGKNPRQIVNSGIQDRNFFETLWNTILDGRVWSGEMINRRKDGSLFHEELTITPVINYNGKITSFIAIKIDITKRKEMELALQKSEERWHFAIEGSGDGAWDWNLITDEVFFSDQWKIMLGYSVSEIENKIDEWKRLIHPDDLNSCLSELDKHFNGETEFYYNEYRMLSKDGNYKWILDRGKLIEWASDGKPLRIIGTHKDITGRKLFEEQLQKGIEKEKELSELKSRFVATTSHEFRTPLASILMISDTLISHYQKMNIEQVVSRLTKIKNHVLHLTDIVNNVLQLSKMQEGKIVFRPKDEDFIAMCLNITNEFISAKSIKGQIVFNYPFKTLIARVDERLIIQAINNLISNAIKYSGDDISIKIELKLENNELIFSVKDKGIGIPEEDIKHLFTPFFRANNVSTIQGNGLGLSIVRESVALHGGTVSCSNNVDKGTTFSLHFPVDLITNYSYARKD, from the coding sequence ATGAAAAGATCAGCAAAAAAAGATAAAGAAAAGATCTCTGACACTAATCAGGGTTCAGATTCGCTCGATGAATGCAGGAAACTCATTGATGAATTAAAGGCTCACCAGCTGGAATTGGAATTGGAAAATGAAAAACTGCGGAGGGGCAAAAAGTTACTGGAAGATCAATTGCAAAAACATGGCAATTCTTACAATCATACTAATTTAGGCAGACTTACTTTTAACCAGGAAGGTGTTATTCTCGGATTAGATATAAATGCATCAAAAATTTTGGGTAAGCAGATAAATCAATTGAAAGGGAATCGACTTATTGATTTCCTGGATACTAGTGCTTCTGTTCCCTTTAATGAATTTTTAATTCATGTTTTCAAATCCTCACAAAAAGTTTGTTGCAATACCGCACTTTCTAAACGTTCCAATCGTTCCGAAACAATACAATTAGAAGGGATTTTGTCAGCTAATGGAGCCGAATGCATGATTGACATAGTCGGTTACAATTCCGGACAAAGAAATAATCAGGACTTATGTATAGAAAGCAAAGTAAAATATCGCCTTCTTCTTAAGGACCTATTAGAAGGTGCAGGGATCGTTGATCAAAATGGATCCATAATTTATATTAATCCTTCGGGAGAATTAATTTTTGAAGCTGCTCCCGAAGAATTAAAAAACCGTAATTTAAAGGAGTTTATAAATTCTGATCAACTTTCGATTATTCGGGAAGAATCAGACAAATGGGAAGAAAAAAAAAATGGTTATGAGGTTGATATTGTTACGTTGGGTGGCAAAAATAAAACTATAAAAATCTCATTTTCATCTCACTTAGATAGAGCAGGGTTTAATTTTTTTACCTTGATAATATTTACGGATATAACTGAAAGTAAAAGCAGAGAGAAGCACTCAGAACTCAGACATATTATGGCTGAAGTTTCTAATGACTTCATTAATATAAAAAAAGAATATTTTGATGATTCTGTAACCCTGGTTTTGAGAAAATTCGGAAATTTCTTTGATATTGATCGGAGTTATATTTTCATACTTGCTGAAGATGGTTTGTTTTGTAATATTACCCATGAATGGTGCAAGGTAGGAATTCGGCCCCAAATTCAGGATTCAAAGGATGTTCCTATATGGCTGATGCCTTGGTGGATGAACAAACTTAAAAAATTTGAACCAATCTATATTCCGTTAACTGATAATTTACCATCCGAAGCGCGATCCGAAAAAGAAATTCTCAGAATTCATAATATCAAATCTTTACTGGCAATACCATTATTAGCTGATAATTCTCTTATTGGCTTCCTTGTTTTTGATTCGATTAGAGAGGAAAGGAATTGGCAGGATAAAGATATCCTTTCATTAACCCTGCTGGGGAAAATTCTGGGAAACGGGTTTGGCCGAATAAAGGATGAAGTCAGATTAAAAGAGATTAATAATCAGTTAAATGAGAAAGTTGAAGAAAGAAGCAATGAGATTTTTGCGCTTCTTGAACTAAATCACGCCATTGTTGATAATATTGAATTAATAGTCATTTCAACCGATAAGAATGGCATCATCAAATCATTCAATCCTTTTGCTGAGAAAATGCTTGGATATAAAGCAGAAGAAGTCATTGGAGTCTATACACCTTTGATTTTTTACGATCCTGATGAACTAAAGCCATCTCCAGGCCATAATTCTAACTCCGATCTGTTTAAAGATTCGCAATTTTTTTTGCAAACAATCAATCAAAATCTCAATCAAAAGAAACATAGCGATGGAATCGAAAGAACCTTTAGAAGTAAAGATGGGACGAGGATCAATGTTTTAGTTACAATCAGTAAACTGGAAGACGAATTGGGAAACATTCAGGGATTTATAGGTGCAGCTTTTGATATTACCCGACGAAAAAATGCAGAAGAACAACTTATCAAAAGTGAAAATGAAAATACGGCTATTGTAAGGGCAATTCCTGATTTGTTGTTTAAAATTAGAAAAGATGGAACATTTTCTAAGTTTAACAATCATTCCCAAAATTCGTTATATAATTCGGAAGAGATATTTTCAGAGGCAAAAATTGATGGAATTTTACATGATGAGCTTTGTGCGAGAACAAGAGAAGGATGGCGAAAGACGCTGCTAACTAAAGAAGTTACTAAATTCGAGTATAACCTTTCCGCTAATAATGAACACCGTTTTTATGAAAACCGGATGATTGCTATTTCGGATAATGAAGGTCTCTCCATTATTCGGGATATTACCGACAGTAAATTAAATGAACAATACTCAACCATTCATCGCAACCTGGGTTTTATCCTGGCAACAACCACTACCATAAGACAAGCCTTATTTCATGTGATTCATTCGATGCTGCAGGTTGAGGACATACACGCTGCCGGAGTTTATTTGATCAATGAACAAACCGGGAACCTTGAACTTGTTGCACACAAAGGATTTTCTTCAGAATTCATTGATTCAGTCCGACAGTATTCTCCGGAGGAAGTTCACTTCCAGATCATCCGGAAAGGCGAGCCTGTTTATGGTTTTTATAGTGAAGTAATTAAGAATTCCGGGTTATTTGTTCGTGAAAATCTAAAGCAAGTCGGAGTAATTCCAATCAGGCATGAGGCGAAATTTATAGGTTCAGTCAATATAGCATCACGAGTAACGGAAAGATTAAAAGATACATCTAAAATTGCTTTAGAAATAATTGCAGTCCAGATAGGAGGAACGCTTGCCCGCATAAAATCAGAAAATGCATTGAAGTTGAGTCAAAGGAATTTTAAACTGATTTTTGATTCTCTTAATGATTTCATGTTTATTTTAAGTACAGGCGGGGAAATCATTCGTACAAATCCCATTGTTGGAAGAGTTCTTTGCTATGCAAAGGATGAACTTCTGGGCAAGCTGATTTCGGAAGTTCATATTCCGGAGAGAAGGAGCGAAGTTACATTTATTATTAAAAAAATGGCAAGAGGTAAATCCGTGATTTGTTCGGTACCGCTATGTAGAAAAGATGGTGAATCTATACCCGTTGAGACCAAATTTGTGTTCGGGCAGTGGAATGGGAAAGTTGCTCTTTACGGAATATCACGGGACATCACAGAACGGCAAAAGGCGGAAGCTAAACTCAAAATGCAAAACCTGGCTTTTGATGCCTTTTCGTTGGCTATTATTATTACAGATATCGATGGCATTATTCAATGGACAAATAGTAGTTTTTCCAAACTCTCGGGATATCCGATATCAGAAATCATTGGGAAAAATCCAAGACAAATTGTAAACTCCGGAATTCAGGACAGAAATTTTTTTGAAACGTTGTGGAATACGATCCTTGATGGAAGAGTCTGGAGCGGTGAAATGATAAACCGAAGAAAGGACGGAAGTCTTTTCCACGAAGAATTGACAATAACTCCTGTAATTAATTATAATGGTAAAATCACAAGTTTTATAGCCATAAAGATTGATATTACAAAACGTAAGGAAATGGAACTGGCTCTTCAAAAGAGTGAGGAAAGATGGCATTTTGCGATTGAAGGGTCGGGTGATGGCGCCTGGGACTGGAATCTTATAACCGATGAGGTATTTTTCTCCGACCAATGGAAAATCATGTTGGGTTATTCTGTTTCTGAAATTGAAAACAAAATTGATGAATGGAAAAGACTCATTCATCCTGATGATTTAAATTCATGTCTTTCTGAATTGGATAAACATTTTAATGGCGAAACTGAATTCTACTATAATGAATACAGAATGCTCTCCAAAGATGGAAACTACAAATGGATACTTGACCGTGGTAAATTAATTGAGTGGGCGAGTGATGGAAAGCCATTGCGAATTATTGGGACACACAAAGATATTACCGGTCGCAAACTCTTTGAAGAACAATTGCAGAAAGGAATAGAAAAAGAAAAAGAGCTTAGTGAGTTGAAGTCGCGTTTTGTAGCGACAACATCACATGAGTTCCGGACGCCACTTGCGTCAATTCTTATGATTAGTGATACGTTGATTTCTCACTATCAAAAAATGAATATTGAACAGGTAGTATCTAGGCTGACAAAAATTAAGAATCATGTTTTACACCTGACCGACATTGTAAATAATGTATTACAACTTTCCAAAATGCAGGAAGGGAAGATTGTCTTCAGACCAAAAGATGAAGATTTTATTGCCATGTGTCTAAATATCACTAACGAATTTATTTCGGCGAAATCGATAAAAGGCCAAATCGTATTTAATTATCCTTTTAAGACTCTTATTGCTAGAGTCGATGAACGGCTAATAATACAAGCCATTAATAATTTGATATCAAATGCAATTAAATATTCAGGTGATGATATCTCAATTAAGATTGAATTAAAACTTGAAAATAACGAATTGATCTTCAGTGTTAAGGATAAAGGAATAGGAATACCGGAAGAAGATATTAAACATTTATTTACACCATTTTTCAGAGCGAATAATGTTTCAACCATCCAGGGTAATGGTTTGGGATTGAGTATTGTTCGTGAGTCGGTAGCATTGCATGGAGGAACGGTTTCTTGTTCAAATAATGTAGATAAAGGGACTACATTTTCTTTGCATTTTCCTGTCGATTTAATCACTAATTATAGTTACGCTCGGAAAGATTGA
- a CDS encoding hybrid sensor histidine kinase/response regulator, translating into MEKILFIDDNTCLREEVLEALKFEGYDVFGAGDGFEGIEIAKTKKPHLILCDIRMPELDGFEVYRQLQNDTSTALIPFIFLTALAEQDEIRKGMELGADDFIVKPILLEKLLKVICVRLQKSVEINNRIQARLNDLRARVLHTLPHELLTPLNGILGFASLIKDDTESLSRYEIKEMASEIELNGNRLHSIINNYLNYVLISSKNDFGSDNAGLNNIHEIIAKVSIRVAKKYERVGDLMFKLENAELIIDYDDFVFLIRELVDNAFKFSEPKSNVVVMNATYNNHLEIQIQDHGIGFPIDNVSDIGAFNQFNQKKIAQQGSGFGLITSMLITQRYHGTLQISNTTQGTIVKLTLPASPQIPG; encoded by the coding sequence ATGGAAAAAATATTATTTATCGATGATAATACTTGCTTGCGTGAAGAAGTATTAGAGGCACTGAAATTTGAAGGTTATGATGTTTTTGGAGCAGGTGATGGTTTTGAGGGAATTGAAATAGCAAAAACGAAAAAACCGCATCTAATTTTATGCGACATCCGGATGCCTGAACTAGATGGTTTTGAAGTATACCGACAATTACAAAACGATACTTCTACGGCATTGATTCCATTCATCTTTTTAACTGCATTGGCTGAGCAGGACGAGATTCGAAAAGGGATGGAGCTTGGGGCAGATGACTTCATAGTAAAGCCAATTTTGCTGGAGAAATTATTAAAGGTTATTTGTGTAAGACTTCAAAAATCGGTCGAGATAAATAACAGGATACAAGCCCGGCTAAATGATCTTAGAGCGAGAGTACTTCACACTTTACCGCATGAATTATTAACTCCCTTAAATGGAATACTTGGATTTGCAAGCCTGATTAAAGATGATACTGAATCTTTGAGCAGGTATGAAATAAAAGAAATGGCATCAGAGATTGAACTGAACGGCAATCGTTTGCACAGTATTATTAATAATTATCTAAACTATGTCTTAATTAGCTCAAAGAATGATTTTGGTTCTGATAATGCTGGTTTAAATAATATTCATGAAATTATTGCAAAAGTTTCAATCAGGGTCGCAAAGAAATACGAACGGGTTGGTGATTTGATGTTTAAGTTAGAAAATGCTGAATTGATCATTGACTATGACGATTTTGTGTTCCTGATCAGAGAATTGGTCGACAATGCCTTTAAATTTTCGGAGCCAAAATCGAATGTAGTGGTAATGAATGCTACTTACAACAACCACCTGGAGATCCAGATCCAGGATCATGGTATTGGATTTCCGATTGATAATGTGTCCGATATTGGTGCGTTCAATCAGTTTAACCAGAAGAAAATCGCGCAACAAGGATCTGGCTTTGGTTTGATTACTTCCATGTTGATAACCCAGAGATACCACGGAACTTTACAGATTTCAAACACCACACAAGGAACAATAGTGAAATTAACCCTACCGGCATCACCACAAATCCCGGGATAA